The sequence below is a genomic window from Sphingobium sp. EP60837.
GCAGGGCGGTGTGCCGACTGCGGGAAGCTTCAGCTATACTTTCCTGCTCACCGATAACAGCCTGGGTCATGGCGCTGCTGGTGCGGATAATGTCTTCCAGAGCTTTGACGTGGTTGCCACCGATCGCAACGGATCGACCGCAGCGGGGTCGATCGATGTGCAGATCGTCGATGACTTGCCGACGGCGCGTGCGGATGTGGATGGCGTCGCTGCGGGCAGCTATGGTCCGGAAGGCGGCAACGTCATCAGCGGCGCTGGCACTGTGTCGGGCGCGGCAGGCGCGGACACGCGCGGCGCGGATGATGCCACGGTTGCAGGTGTCGCCGCAGGGGTGAGTGAAGCCGCGCTGGTGAGCACCTCAACCGTCGGTCAGGGCATCCATGGCCTCTATGGCACGCTGACGCTGAATGGCGACGGCAGCTACAGCTATGTCCGCGACGCGGGCACGCCGGGCGGCGTCAGCGACAGCTTCACCTACACGCTGCGCGACGGCGATGGCGATCTGAGCGTTGCGACGTTGCGCATCGACATCGCCGACAGCGACGTCATGATTATCTCCATCCCTCGCATGGGCGAGGGCACGGTTGTGGACGAGGCCGGTTTGGACGCGGGCGTGGGCGCTGCGCCCGGGTCGAATGCAGGAGCCGATGTCGAGACGACGGCCGGCGTCATCACCTATACCGCGCCGGACGCGCCATCAACGGTCACGATAAACGGCATTCCGGTCGTTCAGGCTGGCCAGCAGATTCAGACCGACAAGGGCTATCTGGAGATCATCTCCGTCAGCGAAGGCCGGATTGAATATAGCTATACGCTGACAACCAACACTAACAATAGCGGCAGCGAGCCCGTCACCGACAGTTTCGAGGTAACGGTGACCGATGTCGATGGCGACAGCGCCACCGACACGCTGGTCATCACTATCCTGGACGATCATCCGACCGCTTTTGCGGACGTGGACTTCGTCAAGGAGGACGGGCCGCTGGTGGCTGACGGCAATGTGCTGACCGGATCGGGCGGCGACGATGCGAACGCGACCGACGGCGTGGCGGACGTTCAGGGCGCCGATGGCGCGAGCGTCACCGGCATTTCTTTCGGCGGTGTCGCAGGCGTGGTGGGTCAGGAGGTCAAGGGTGTTTATGGAACGCTGACGATCCTGGAAGATGGGCGCTATTTCTACACGCTCGATAATCAGAATGGGGTGGTCCAAGGGCTGGATTCCACCGAGACGCTGACAGAGACCTTCACCTACAGCATCACCGATGGTGATAATGACAGCGCCCAAGCGACGCTGACCATCACGATCGAGGGTAGCGATGATGGCGTCACCATCGAAGGGCTGAGCGGCAAGGGTGCCGAACTGACTGTTCGTGAAGACGATCTTCTGAACGGCAGCTCGCCCAATGCGGGCGAACTGACCCAAAGCAACAGCTTCACGCTTACCGCGCCTGATGGGGTAGCCACTGTTACGGTCGGCGGACAGACGATCTTCGCCAATGGTTCGTTCATCGCGGGCGTCGTCATTTCCAACGCCTATGGCACGCTGAAGATCGACAGCTTCATGCCCACGACCGGGGCCGATGGGGATGTGGTCGGCGGCACCATCAACTACAGCTATGTGCTGAACGACAACACGCTGCTGCATGCGGGCGCTAACGATGTGAGCCTCACGGACAGCTTCCTGGTGGAGGTGCTGGACACTGACGGATCGCAGGCAAGCGCCAGCCTGGATGTAGCGGTATTCGATGACGCGCCGGAAGCGCGTGATGACGTCGCGGTGCAGCAGGCGGAAAATGCGGCGGTGCTGATCAATGTCGTGACTGGCGAAGGCACTTTGACCGGTGCTGCCGGCGCCGACACGCTTGGCGCGGACGAGGTGAATCTTGCGGTCGGAGGGCAGTTGGTTCTGACTAGCGGGCCTTCGCAGGGCTCCGCGGTCTATCAGGGCAACGGCGTATTTCTTTATACCCCGGCCGCCGGAGCGATCGGAGAGGACAGCTTCACCTACACCATCACCGACGGTGACGGCGACAGTTCCACCGCAACCGTGACCATAACGCTCGCGGGCGATTCGACGCCCGTGGTGCTGGTGGGCGACCTGACGGTTTCCGAAGCGGGCCTTCCCAACGGTACGCAGTCGGGCGGCAATAGCGAGACCGCCGGTGGCGCGATGACAATCACGACCGGCGGCGATACTTTGACCAAGGTCGAGGTGCAGGACAAGAATGGCGTCTGGCAGGATGTGACCGGCGCCACGGTGGGAACGCCGGTGGTAGTGCAGGGCGCGGCTGGCGCTTTGACTGTCACGTCGGACGGTTTGGGTCATTACAGCTACAGCTACACGCTGGCCGTCAACAATCCCGCGCATCCTGACAACAATGCTTTCGACGGTGACGGCATCAGCGGCGCAGCTGACACGCTGCCCGGCGATAGCTTTGCCGTCCGCGTGACTGATAGCGACGGTGATGTGTCGCCATCCGCCAGCATCGATGTGACGGTGCAGGATGATGCGCCGATCGCGGCGGTTGATGGCGACACGACGGTCATTGAGGGCGCGACGGCGACCGGCACCTGGTCGCAGACGATCGGTGCAGATCAACCGGGCGCTTCGACGGTGGTTGTCGTCGGCGCGAACAGCTATGCGATTGGTACGCCCATCAATACTGGCCTGGGCACGCTGACAGTCAACTCCAACGGCACCTGGGCCTTGGTATCCAACAATAATCTGAACAACGCGTCTGATCCGTCGCTGAGCTTCACCGTCAAGGTGACGGACGCCGACAATGACGTGGCGCAGGATACGCAGACGATCTCCATTACTGATGGCGCAGGGCCGACCGCTGGCGCTCCGCTGAGCCTGCAAATGGACGACCAGAATCTGGCGAATGGCAGCACGCCTGCCGGAGATGATTTCGCTTCGGGCAAGATCAGCTTCACCGCGGGATCGGATGCGCTGACGGGCTTTGCCTTCTCGCAGAACCTCAATTCACTCGGTGGTGGACTGACCTGGAACCGGGTGAGCGCCACGCTGATCGAAGGCTGGGATGGCGGCATTAACACCGGCACCAAGATCATTACGCTGACTCTGACCGCACCCGCGTCGATCGGTGCCGGGTCGAGCGGCGACGTGACGGTCACCGCAACATTGATCGACAATTATGATAGCCATCCCGTGATCAATCAGGATGATCTGGCCGCACTGGGTAGCGTCGGCGTGACTGCCTCCGACCAAGATGGCAGCTCGGCTACCGCGACCGTCAATCTTTCGGTTTCGGATGATATTCCGACCGCGGGTAACGATGGCCAGTTGGCGGTGCTGGATGACAATGCCACGGCCGTCCTGATTGGGACGGTCGCGGGGTTGACGGGCAATGACAGCTATGGCGCGGACGGGCAGGGCTCTCCGGCGATCGTCATCGGCACCGGCAGCTTGGGCGGCACTATCTCCATCGTGAACGGAAACCTGCTCTATAGCTCGCACCATAATGTCGCAGCGCCTTATGCGCCGGTCACCGAGATCTTCACTTACACGATCAAGGATGGCGACGGGGATACGGCGAGCGCTACCTTCTCGGTCCAGCTGACCGATACTGGGCCGTCAATCAACGCGGCGGCAGCGTCGTTCACGGTGGACGAGGACGGCCTGGCGAACGGTATCAGCCTGTCTCAGCCGGGCGATGCCCCGGGCGCGGATGTCGTGAAAACCGGGACTTTGGCGAGCTTCAGCTTCGGCCAGGATGGCCCGGGCGATATCGTGCTCGCATCAGCGAATGATACTGGCCTGCGAACGCTGTCGGGCAATGTCGTGCGCACGGTCTGGGATCCTTCGACGCATGTCCTTACCGGTGAGGACGCCGTAACGGGCGTTGATGTCTTCACCTTGAAGATCACCGACGTTGAGACAGGCGCCTATCGCTTCGAACTGCTCGCGCCGATTCAGCACAGCGATCCGGCGAGTGAAGACGACAAGTCGCTGACCATTGCCGTCCAAATCACCGATGCGGAAAATGAAACCGCAAATGGATCGATCAGCATCGCCATTGATGACGACCGGCCGATCGTAGCGGATGACAATATCGGAACGAGTGAATCGGCTTCGGCGTCCACCGGAAATGTCCTTTCCAATGATCTCATCGGTGCGGATCAGCCAGGCAGCGTGGCCAGCGTCAATAACGTAGCCATTGCGGCAGGGGGCAGCCAGATCATCAATGGCAGCTTCGGCACGCTGACCATCTATTCCAACGGTCAGTATAGCTACACGCCCAAGGCGTCGGTCCCAGCAGGCTCGTTCGACAGCTTCACTTATGTGATGAAGGATGCCGATGGCGATACAGGCAACGCCGTGCTCAAGTTCACTTTCGCCGGTGACCCCAACCTCCCGACTGCTGGCACGACCGCTGCGACCGTGGACGATGATGGCCTGACCGGAGGCAATCCGCTCAGTATCCTGGGCGACGTCAACGCCAATGCTGGCGACGCCGACCCTGCTGCCAATGAGGCCAGCTTCAGCGGAACGCTACCCTTCGCCTTCGGTCCGGATGGTGCGGGCAGCGTGACCTTCGCCAACTTAAATGGACAGACCGGCGTAGTGGGTGCGGACACAGTTCTCTACAGCTGGAATGGCACTACGAATACGCTCACAGCGACAATCGTCGGCGGCCGGGGCACCGACTTGTTCAAGGTCGCCGTCAATCCCGGGACCGGAGCCTATACGGTCACGCTTCTGGACAACGTCCTCCACAGCACGGGAGGAAACGAAAATAATGCGTCTGTGACCTTGAATTATCAGGTGACGGACAGCGACTATAACGCCAGCACCAATGCAGGTTCGCGGGCGATCGGTCAGCTCGGCATCTCGTTCAACGATGACATGCCGAGCGCCTTCACCCCGGCTGCGGGATCGGTGCAGAACAACGATAGCCCGGCTACCCTGTTCAACCTGAACTTCGCCAATGTGGCAGGCGCAGATGGCGTGGGTAATGTGCTCTTCAACATTACGGATGGCGCCCCCGCCAAAGATACAGGCGGCGCGACGCTGCGGTTGAATGGCGAGGATCTGTTCATCTACGGGAACGGCACCAATGTACTCACAGCCAAGACCGCAGATGGGGACATCGGCTATACCATCACGCTGCAGCCGGGGACGGACAAATATCTGTTCGACCTGCACGGGACGATCACCAACGGCAGCGAAATCTCGATCAGCAGCTTCAGCGCAGCGAAGGCAGGCAACACCGATTATCGCGGACTGGGCGTGGATACGACCGACGCCATCGACGTGCTGTTTTCCGGCCGGGGATCTTCGGGTGCGCGGGGCTCCGTCAACACCGACAGCGATTCGATCGGCATCAACAATCAGTCGGTCAATCCCGATGAGGCGGTGCGCATCGATCTGGTCAAGACGCTGACCAGCAGCGGGGGGGGCACCACCGGCTTCGCCTATGCCGATCACCAGAGCGTCATCAGTTTCGAACAG
It includes:
- a CDS encoding beta strand repeat-containing protein, with the protein product MDFEREWNVDAAADRQQAPEPELAALAARVKGHPIQPGTMRTVTPGPDGTVVLPAGTDINHIEVDGRNLVVTLPDGTQMVILDGAVVVPRIVVGDVEIPSVNLAALLIGEEPQPAAGPARSSGGNFLAADGEVGDPHGLGDLLPPTELSFNQTEEREILPIAPLEDDGPDGEIITPNQPAGATNATATVSEAGLAARGAEPAGSAAAGDSERTSGTIVFSANDGPSVVTIGGVAVTSVGQTFTTSLGVLTITSIEDGSIGYSYTLSDNVVGGPPTDVFTVVVTDADGDQATATLSISITDDGPQAVNDADSVTEDGPLVADGNVLTGTGGSDANSSDGVADVQGADGVTSITTGTFQGAYGTLVLSAGGGYRYELANGNPAVQFLTPGQTLTDSFSYTITDADGSASSATLTITINGADDGVTITGLTDGPGANGAELVVLENDLADGSSPDAAALTQSGSFAVSGPDGLTSVTMGGVTVLANGAFVAGQVVTTPLGTLTITGFTATSQQGGVPTAGSFSYTFLLTDNSLGHGAAGADNVFQSFDVVATDRNGSTAAGSIDVQIVDDLPTARADVDGVAAGSYGPEGGNVISGAGTVSGAAGADTRGADDATVAGVAAGVSEAALVSTSTVGQGIHGLYGTLTLNGDGSYSYVRDAGTPGGVSDSFTYTLRDGDGDLSVATLRIDIADSDVMIISIPRMGEGTVVDEAGLDAGVGAAPGSNAGADVETTAGVITYTAPDAPSTVTINGIPVVQAGQQIQTDKGYLEIISVSEGRIEYSYTLTTNTNNSGSEPVTDSFEVTVTDVDGDSATDTLVITILDDHPTAFADVDFVKEDGPLVADGNVLTGSGGDDANATDGVADVQGADGASVTGISFGGVAGVVGQEVKGVYGTLTILEDGRYFYTLDNQNGVVQGLDSTETLTETFTYSITDGDNDSAQATLTITIEGSDDGVTIEGLSGKGAELTVREDDLLNGSSPNAGELTQSNSFTLTAPDGVATVTVGGQTIFANGSFIAGVVISNAYGTLKIDSFMPTTGADGDVVGGTINYSYVLNDNTLLHAGANDVSLTDSFLVEVLDTDGSQASASLDVAVFDDAPEARDDVAVQQAENAAVLINVVTGEGTLTGAAGADTLGADEVNLAVGGQLVLTSGPSQGSAVYQGNGVFLYTPAAGAIGEDSFTYTITDGDGDSSTATVTITLAGDSTPVVLVGDLTVSEAGLPNGTQSGGNSETAGGAMTITTGGDTLTKVEVQDKNGVWQDVTGATVGTPVVVQGAAGALTVTSDGLGHYSYSYTLAVNNPAHPDNNAFDGDGISGAADTLPGDSFAVRVTDSDGDVSPSASIDVTVQDDAPIAAVDGDTTVIEGATATGTWSQTIGADQPGASTVVVVGANSYAIGTPINTGLGTLTVNSNGTWALVSNNNLNNASDPSLSFTVKVTDADNDVAQDTQTISITDGAGPTAGAPLSLQMDDQNLANGSTPAGDDFASGKISFTAGSDALTGFAFSQNLNSLGGGLTWNRVSATLIEGWDGGINTGTKIITLTLTAPASIGAGSSGDVTVTATLIDNYDSHPVINQDDLAALGSVGVTASDQDGSSATATVNLSVSDDIPTAGNDGQLAVLDDNATAVLIGTVAGLTGNDSYGADGQGSPAIVIGTGSLGGTISIVNGNLLYSSHHNVAAPYAPVTEIFTYTIKDGDGDTASATFSVQLTDTGPSINAAAASFTVDEDGLANGISLSQPGDAPGADVVKTGTLASFSFGQDGPGDIVLASANDTGLRTLSGNVVRTVWDPSTHVLTGEDAVTGVDVFTLKITDVETGAYRFELLAPIQHSDPASEDDKSLTIAVQITDAENETANGSISIAIDDDRPIVADDNIGTSESASASTGNVLSNDLIGADQPGSVASVNNVAIAAGGSQIINGSFGTLTIYSNGQYSYTPKASVPAGSFDSFTYVMKDADGDTGNAVLKFTFAGDPNLPTAGTTAATVDDDGLTGGNPLSILGDVNANAGDADPAANEASFSGTLPFAFGPDGAGSVTFANLNGQTGVVGADTVLYSWNGTTNTLTATIVGGRGTDLFKVAVNPGTGAYTVTLLDNVLHSTGGNENNASVTLNYQVTDSDYNASTNAGSRAIGQLGISFNDDMPSAFTPAAGSVQNNDSPATLFNLNFANVAGADGVGNVLFNITDGAPAKDTGGATLRLNGEDLFIYGNGTNVLTAKTADGDIGYTITLQPGTDKYLFDLHGTITNGSEISISSFSAAKAGNTDYRGLGVDTTDAIDVLFSGRGSSGARGSVNTDSDSIGINNQSVNPDEAVRIDLVKTLTSSGGGTTGFAYADHQSVISFEQKIAQVGGNPNNMVSIKVTAIDADNDQDLGFSSTTNEAGESFVGIIKVVVTDVSTNSVYTFTPGGLSTQGAIGVTFSSTSVTITGLQVNDTYEIVGAKGFDAVLVESPHSNNDFDLGVFSVETLNSGAPININHAIVASDADNDSVNASVSVTLTPVAPPAPPVAIDLDGDGLEFVGLSAGVQHDYGSGLVNTAWMASDDGLLAHAVGGSYDIVFADDAQGAASDLEGLRLAYDSNGDGVFDAKDAAFAEFGVWQDANGNGQVDAGEFKSLTDAGVAAIELTSNGVSYQAAGGDVTVLGEASFVRTDGSKGTIGDVMFATAKATDASKTADSSSSGFNQALVAASLVAVAGAVEVIEQEQAPVIDAKDAPLTETAPASTTSVEAETTPQDSAPTSVTVEDQPSHTVEQPVEQGHHGGDEAATDHVTLADADVGPAPMMDSADAAQPDLGDHQGLLAQSIDLPAFDGNAALLAVSHEAAPTALAEVVSEALGAADAPHIDTLLAALPGGDHAPVMLNPVAAEPIDSGHMAAAAAAIFEAAIAAHEAMAVAHG